The following proteins are co-located in the Cutaneotrichosporon cavernicola HIS019 DNA, chromosome: 3 genome:
- a CDS encoding uncharacterized protein (START domain), whose protein sequence is MSKDILDDGSRLETAWHDALNSSVAYFRALLSSSSSSAWKLVSGPPRPPPTSGSVRDGKGRSASLGRITPSDVTIHRRNGKGGEVFRAVVDVDCGTDVNVDTFRGCLATPETRPVWDSMVDEAQLLNLLDTQTRVTKTNYRLGWPSSPRDAVTISRTMVDQHTLIDVSTSLPRSRHEPPYLRPAPPYVRAHVSLLAWCIQLPGVAARTVDPPLPEGKARITCFWSWNPKGTWAVGGAVPQHLPTVIVGLVDFVRDGSEKMPSLLSYGDSVIISDMSYDPARVMLSTSYNVIKTDDIEDGTKRQLEFGMSSTLGWDVQIQAKNQNGEDSSSTMWNTFVGQLPPLVSGSPSPKRLLFRLNHAQLRGDDERVIVKVSIEQTASSPTRGRVRINGTPVPVQQMESIAPLHFTALLQEPEPKWKPVAESKGVSVHQLNSMDKTLVVYRAEAVFVGVGVWDLFATIITPGTQPVWDKTYEDATLLEDVSELTDVWHFKSKPSWPTSARDSVLVRTTYKSPSSVHIFGFSTEDNDLFPVIPPCIDPNVIRTQIDLQGWSIEALSPNTTQVTLLEQSHPGGWSNKSSIPQVMMTALAGMGEFAIKHGAPPVVTRLGGAKAVSSRYDLEKETYRIEYEPDEGRKSDSSCTATAFPGLASLPEKKEFGDAATISSKMVNGNASAASTIECGIRCDPDKWSNSILVLIDPPPKGVSALRRHRLSPSGGGLWLTIEHDAAVLGSDSVTLTVRRGAATTGGKTSLTVNGSKLKIDNEDLSEGDVKQLQKQKRSRASRAALDQPPAMGVLRKRQSNMSMRSTAQDDELLKTATQSSLFGRITTPFSMLYSSASETRATLVPMAGPTPTPASGSTPVDAAMRALSQLTRIHADRDGESTDPFGWQPVAERDGLKVEKRTVSHVSDSFPVFRAGRIIEGFTAEEVSASVSAFRKTDYFDKPERLQTYGYGITTSHVVAHTAFPFRSRSALVATVVARVPDSPPPSPSVASHASLSTIFHASSSMFDSVTLGLDPSKYNPSVMPTCNFIIEGWILETIDPYSHEQYAIPSTRCMYVGALDYGGNIPVSVNNMLNGGLPRALLHIENALKTQGPPSRSRWPTMSVSTPDPPAQGPWALDGIEAYKVPIDQVIDGDDYVITVTVQPPTGRDIKLRPVLSHSDSKSSMASSRSHFVDYTEDLRRGRRDLIVAEIDVAAELVKNGCEIAIRAVSLPEAYHGPGGSDASVLPLDYPGDKLGMPFKCSVISLAPSVLQTASLDPTSQTRHMLRVTLPTSGYEAPVNDPLTGKTAPLPRPRWLLDLINDGAVVQVRLLPRRSDPPAYMFEGTELSVEDERKSLRHKEPIKLKLPQVVNAPGAVSLDKPLAIARQYLPDTPPAPAPQPEGDSDTNSLDTKTPTNERAELPPEKKEELAPEPNPKVIPPAPAPRYTFWRLPMKFSASAPASKHASPVRMPAPLPSERASPAPKSSLALEPITEAAPSVAERLTVPVPLPAVIIACLICLLLGSLLRSLLSEADFVIYPPSGTAPPEGEVWRELKRLGEWRIGWNTDLIVALARRRE, encoded by the exons ATGTCCAAGGACATTCTCGATGACGGCTCAAG GCTCGAGACGGCGTGGCACGATGCGCTCAACTCTTCAGTTGCGTACTTTCGTGCACTGCtgtccagctcgtcgtcctctgccTGGAAGCTCGTCTCGgggccgcctcggccaccacccacctcaGGCTCTGTGCGTGATGGCAAGGGTCGCTCGGCCTCCCTAGGCCGCATCACGCCAAGCGACGTGACCATCCACAGACGCAACGGAAAGGGCGGAGAAGTGTTCCGTGCcgtcgttgacgtcgacTGCGGAACAgacgtcaacgtcgacaCATTCCGCGGCTGTCTCGCAACACCAGAAACCCGGCCCGTCT ggGACAGCATGGTAGATGAGGCGCAACTGCTTAACCTCTTAGACACCCAGACGCGCGTCACAAAGACGAATTACCGATTAGGGTGGCCGTCGAG CCCGCGTGACGCAGTGACTATCTCGCGGACAATGGTAGACCAGCACACCCTTATCGACGTCTCAACATCCCTCCCTCGCTCCCGACATGAGCCTCCCTATCTCCGGCCCGCACCTCCGTACGTGCGTGCCCACGTCTCACTTCTAGCGTGGTGCATCCAGCTCCCTGGTGTCGCCGCACGCACAGTCGACCCACCACTGCCGGAAGGCAAGGCGCGCATTACGTGCTTCTGGTCATGGAATCCGAAGGGGACTTGGGCCGTCGGCGGTGCCGTGCCTCAGCACCTTCCCACCGTCATCGTCGGCCTGGTCGACTTCGTCCGTGATGGAAGCGAGAAGATGCCTTCCCTCCTCAGCTATGGAGACAGCGTGATAATCTCGGACATGAGCTACGACCCGGCTCGTGTGAtgttgtcgacgagctACAACGTCATCAAGACGGATGACATCGAGGACGGGACGAAGCGCCAACTCGAGTTTGGGATGTCATCGACACTCGGCTGGGACGTCCAGATCCAGGCCAAGAATCAAAACGGCGAggactcgtcgtccacaATGTGGAACACATTTGTGGGACAGCTGCCACCATTAGTCTCAGGATCTCCCTCGCCCAAGAGGCTGCTCTTCCGGCTGAACCATGCGCAGCTGCGaggggacgacgagcgtgtCATCGTCAAGGTGTCGATCGAGCAGACCGCTTCGTCACCGACACGCGGTCGAGTGCGCATCAACGGTACCCCTGTGCCGGTACAGCAGATGGAGAGCATAGCTCCGTTGC ACTTTACCGCCCTCTTGCAGGAGCCAGAACCGAAATGGAAACCTGTGGCCGAGTCCAAGGGGGTGTCTGTGCATCAGCTCAACTCGATGGACAAGACACTCGTTGTGTATCGTGCGGAGGCAGTGTTCGTTGGTGTGGGCGTATGGGATCTGTTCGCGACAATCATCACGCCTGGCACCCAGCCAGTGTGGGACAAGACATACGAGGATGCGACACTGCTGGAGGACGTGAGCGAGTTAACAGACGTTTGGCACTTCAAGTCCAAGCCATCTTGGCCCACTTC CGCACGCGACTCCGTGCTCGTGCGCACGACATACAAGTCACCTTCGTCCGTCCACATATTCGGCTTCTCCACGGAGGACAACGACCTCTTCCCTGTGATCCCTCCGTGCATCGACCCTAATGTGATCCGAACACAAATCGACCTACAGGGATGGTCGATCGAGGCGCTATCGCCGAACACAACACAAGTGACTCTTCTTGAGCAGAGCCACCCAGGAGGATGGTCGAACAAGTCATCCATACCGCAGGTCATGATGACGGCGTTAGCGGGTATGGGCGAGTTTGCGATAAAGCACGGCGCGCCTCCAGTGGTGACACGGCTGGGTGGTGCTAAAGCCGTCTCATCGCGATacgacctcgagaaggagacgtATCGGATCGAGTACGAACCCGACGAGGGCCGCAAGTCGGATTCCTCATGCACCGCGACGGCGTTCCCTGGGTTAGCATCGTTACCCGAGAAGAAAGAATTTGGCGATGCGGCCACGATCAGCTCCAAGATGGTGAACGGCAACGCGTCAGCCGCAAGCACGATCGAGTGTGGAATACGCTGCGACCCAGACAAGTGGTCGAACAGCATCCTCGTGCTCATCGACCCGCCACCAAAAGGTGTCTCGGCACTCAGGCGTCACCGACTGTCGCCAAGTGGTGGCGGTCTGTGGCTGACCATCGAGCACGACGCAGCTGTCCTTGGATCGGACTCGGTAACCCTGACAGTGCGCCgtggcgcggcgacgacgggcgGCAAGACGAGTCTAACGGTCAACGGGTCCAAGCTGAAGATCGACAACGAGGACTTATCCGAGGGGGACGTCAAGCAGTTGCAGAAGCAGAAGCGGTCCCGAGCCTCGCGggccgccctcgaccagCCGCCTGCAATGGGGGTGTTGCGCAAGCGACAGAGCAACATGTCCATGCGGAGCACGGCGCAGGACGATGAGTTGCTCAAGACTGCTACACAGTCGTCGTTATTCGGACGGATCACCACTCCTTTCTCCATGCTGTACTCGTCGGCGTCTGAGACTCGCGCAACATTAGTGCCGATGGCTGGCCCCACGCCCACACCCGCATCAGGGAGCACACCAGTGGACGCGGCGATGCGAGCCCTATCCCAGCTCACACGTATTCACGCCGACCGCGATGGAGAGTCGACTGACCCTTTCGGATGGCAACCAGTggcggagcgcgacgggcTCAAGGTTGAGAAGCGCACTGTGAGCCACGTTTCGGACAGCTTCCCAGTCTTTCGCGCAGGGCGGATCATCGAGGGCTTCACGGCCGAGGAAGTTTCTGCGTCCGTCTCAGCGTTCCGGAAGACCGATTACTTTGACAAACCTGAGCGTCTCCAGACGTACGGGTATGGTATCACCACGTCGCATGTGGTCGCGCACACGGCCTTCCCCTTCAGGTCGCGGAGCGCGCTCGTGGCGACGGTTGTCGCTCGCGTACCCGACAGTccaccgccctcgccttcAGTGGCCTCGCACGCATCACTGTCGACCATCTTCcacgcctcgtcgtccatgttCGATTCCGTGACATTAGGCCTCGATCCGTCAAAGTATAACCCGAGCGTGATGCCGACGTGCAACTTCATCATTGAGGGTTGGATCCTGGAGACGATCGACCCTTACTCGCACGAGCAGTACGCGATTCCCTCCACGCGGTGCATGtacgtcggcgcgcttgaCTACGGGGGAAACATACCGGTGTCAGTCAACAACATGCTGAATGGGGGTCTGCCGAGAGCACTTCTCCACATCGAGAATGCTCTTAAGACCCAAGGCCCGCCGTCACGCTCCCGTTGGCCGACGATGAGCGTCTCCACGCCCGATCCGCCTGCGCAGGGTCCATGGGCGCTGGACGGCATCGAGGCGTACAAGGTGCCAATTGACCAGGtcatcgacggcgacgactACGTCATCACCGTTACCGTACAGCCGCCCACCGGTCGCGACATCAAGCTCCGCCCAGTACTCTCACACAGTGACAGCAAGAGCTCTATGGCAAGCAGCCGGTCCCATTTCGTCGACTACACGGAGGACCTccggcgtgggcggcgggACTTGAtcgtcgccgagatcgaTGTGGCTGCCGAGCTGGTGAAGAACGGATGCGAAATTGCCATTCGCGCCGTCTCCCTGCCAGAAGCGTACCATGGGCCTGGGGGTTCCGACGCGAGCGTCTTACCGCTCGACTACCCCGgtgacaagctcggcatGCCGTTCAAGTGCTCCGTGATCTCGTTAGCGCCCTCCGTCCTCCAGACCGCGAGCCTCGACCCAACCTCCCAGACGCGGCACATGCTCCGCGTGACCCTTCCGACGTCGGGCTACGAGGCGCCCGTCAACGATCCGCTGACGGGCAAGACGGCCCCGCTCCCACGGCCCCGTTGGTTACTCGATCTGATCAACGATGGAGCCGTTGTGCAAGTGCGCCTACTGCCCCGCCGCTCCGACCCACCAGCCTACATGTTCGAGGGCACCGAGCTGTCTGTCGAGGACGAACGGAAGAGCCTGCGACACAAGGAGCCTatcaagctcaagctcccGCAGGTGGTCAATGCGCCCGGTGCAGTGTCTCTCGACAAAccgctcgccatcgcgcgGCAGTACCTTCCTGATACGCCGCCAGCTCCTGCGCCACAGCCCGAGGGGGACTCTGACACAAACAGCCTCGACACGAAGACCCCAACgaacgagcgcgccgagctgccTCCAGAGAAGAAG GAGGAACTGGCGCCGGAGCCCAATCCGAAGGTGATCCCGCCTGCGCCGGCACCTCGGTACACATTCTGGCGGCTACCGATGAAGTTCAGCGCTTCCGCGCCAGCCTCGAAGCACGCATCGCCCGTCCGTATGCCTGCCCCGCTACCAAGCGAGCGCGCGTCCCCAGCACCGAAGAGTTCACTTGCCCTCGAGCCGATCACTGAGGCGGCCCCAAGTGTCGCGGAGCGCCTGACTGTCCCTGTGCCCCTTCCGGCGGTTATCATCGCCTGTCTCATCTGCTTGTTGCTTGGGAGTCTGTTGCGCTCCCTCCTCAGTGAAGCGGACTTTGTCATCTACCCGCCTTCGGGAACTGCACCGCCCGAAGGAGAAGTATGGCGAGAGCTTAAGCGGCTCGGCGAGTGGCGGATTGGATGGAACACCGACTTGATcgtggcgctggcgcggcggcgcgagtaG
- the GCN3 gene encoding uncharacterized protein (Belongs to the eIF-2B alpha beta delta subunits family), whose protein sequence is MRQSKDFDVVVAYQRALTDEKYPHPVAAILALVELMEASTATTLSGLAIELFHGRQTLIATQSSLGVRAGCQLWERFLAASMDSGGEFTAYKRQLIQQGRSFCSVTAPQARDKIAQQAVDFLRDDCVILTHSYSRTVIQTILNAHKQHKRVSVYVTEARPGCLGQRTQQILTSAGIPCEVVLDSAVGYVMERVDMVLLGCEAVVESGALVSSVGTYQVALVAKAMQKPVYALAESYKFLRHYPLSQTDLPMPRDANKMPLVLPADIPTTPDHSHLRRPSASQPPSGSVTPAGALAYAATPDLTKACMANQPKFDVTFPQLVDFIITDLGTPLSPTSVSQYLVAQFSS, encoded by the exons ATGCGGCAATCCAAGGACTTTGACGTCGTGGTTGCGTATCAGCGTGCGCTTACGGACGAGAAG TACCCGCACCCCGTGGCGGCGATCCTCGCCTTAGTCGAGCTGATGGAGGCGTCGACAGCCACGACCCTCTCCGGTCTTGCTATCGAGTTATTCCACGGACGTCAGACCCTCATCGCGACGCAGAGCAGTCTCGGCGTGCGTGCCGGCTGCCAGCTGTGGGAGCGTTTCCTCGCAGCATCGATGGACAGCGGAGGCGAATTCACGGCATACAAGCGCCAGCTTATCCAGCAGGGCCGTTCGTTCTGCTCGGTGACGGCACCCCAGGCACGCGACAAGATTGCTCAGCAGGCAGTCGACTTTCTGCGTGATGACTGTGTC ATCCTCACACACTCGTACTCTAGAACCGTTATTCAGACCATCCTCAACGCGCACAAGCAGCACAAGCGCGTCAGCGTATACGTGACGGAAGCGCGTCCTGGGTGCCTCGG CCAACGCACTCAGCAGATCCTCACATCCGCTGGCATCCCTTGCGAGGTGGTGCTCGACAGCGCGGTCGGATACGTAatggagcgcgtcgacatgGTGCTGCTCGGGTGTGAGGCGGTCGTCGAGAGCGGAGCACTCGTCTCGTCGGTCGGAACGTACCAGGTCGCACTCGTCGCCAAGGCGATGCAGAAGCCCGTGTACGCGCTGGCCGAGTCGTACAAGTTCTTGCGCCACTATCCCCTCTCCCAGACCGACCTGCCCAtgccgcgcgacgcgaaTAAGATGCCGCTGGTGCTCCCCGCCGACATCCCGACCACTCCGGACCACTCGCACTTGCGCCGTCCGTCCGCGTCCCAACCTCCTAGTGGTTCTGTGACCCCTGCCGGCGCACTGGCATACGCAGCCACGCCTGACCTGACCAAGGCGTGCATGGCCAACCAGCCAAAGTTCGACGTCACGTTCccccagctcgtcgactttATCATCACCGACCTGGGCACGCCATTGTCGCCAACGTCGGTCAGCCAGTATCTGGTGGCGCAGTTCTCGTCGTAG
- a CDS encoding uncharacterized protein (NIF3 (NGG1p interacting factor 3)), whose protein sequence is MAARTPIAAIKRVWERIAPLQLAERSWDNVGVLVEAPFPETRERKQVLLTIDLTPSVCAEALALPACSAVISYHPPIFRGLKSITLGDPLQASLLKLAARGISVFAPHTSLDATPNGINTWLVEPFKGNSSAIEVVTATENPPEGFEGAGMGKIVRLKVGMSLEDVVATVKKHLGLQYVQVATPNPERKVESVAVCAGSGGGVLRGVKADLLLTGEMSHHEVLACVAAGQTVILANHSNTERPYLKAVLQPWLQRELDTEGAGWEVLVSTNDADPLRTM, encoded by the exons ATGGCAGCACGCACACCCATTGCAGCAATCAAGCGCGTGTGGGAACGCATCGCGCCGCTCCAACTCGCCGAGCGGAGCTGGGACAAT gtcggcgtccttgtcg AGGCACCCTTCCCGGAGACAAGGGAGAGGAAGCAGGTCCTTCTGACTATTGA CCTCACCCCCTCGGTGTGCGCTGAGGCTCTCGCGCTGCCCGCCTGCTCCGCCGTCATCTCGTACCATCCTCCC ATCTTCCGTGGTCTGAAGTCGATCACTCTTGGTGACCCGCTGCAGGCGTcgctgctcaagctcgctgCACGGGGTATTAGCGTGTTTGCGCCGCACACGAGTTtggacgcgacgccgaATGGCATCAACACTTG gctCGTCGAGCCATTCAAGGGCAATTCGAGCGCGATTGAGGTCGTTACGGCCACCGAGAACCCGCCTGAGGGCTTTGAGGGCGCAGGAATGGGCAAGATCGTCCGTCTCAAGGTTGGGATGAgtctcgaggacgtcgtcgccactGTCAAGAAGCACCTCGGCCTGCAGTATG TCCAGGTCGCGACGCCCAACCccgagcgcaaggtcgagagCGTCGCCGTGTGCGCCGgctcgggcggcggcgtgctgcgcggcgtcaaggccgacctgCTCCTCACAGGCGAGATGTCTCAT cacGAGGTGCTCGCGTGCGTTGCCGCAGGCCAGAccgtcatcctcgccaaccacTCCAACACGGAGCGGCCGTACCTCAAGGCAGTGCTCCAGCCGTGGCTCCAGCGCGAACTCGACACAGAGGGCGCAGGATGGGAGGTGCTCGTGAGCACGAACGACGCCGACCCTCTCCGGACCATGTAG